One genomic window of Bactrocera dorsalis isolate Fly_Bdor chromosome 4, ASM2337382v1, whole genome shotgun sequence includes the following:
- the LOC125778144 gene encoding uncharacterized protein LOC125778144, producing MTYEATNNVILPEVRCEGVPLPQPPTHTFSANMTYANTEITAAVENISDISYLAPGGLNICPNLIDQAYFEDLVRDLGLTKEKAEILCSRLKNRNLIKADVKVTSPRKRHADLESYFKKSEELVYYCSIEEVLKYLKLPLDSSAWRLFIDSSKHSLKAVLLHNGNQHPSIPVAYSTKKEETYANISNLLNKIEYYKYKWEVCADFKMIAILTGMQTGYAKYMCFLCKWDSRATSSHYHIKYFEERKENIIGDLNVIHESLVPKDKVILPPLHIKLGVVKNFIKSLNTQGYAFKRIQTIFPRLSAAKLKEDKIRFAC from the coding sequence ATGACATACGAAGCAACAAATAATGTCATTTTACCAGAAGTGCGCTGTGAAGGTGTTCCGCTGCCTCAACCGCCTACACATACATTTTCGGCCAATATGACATACGCCAATACAGAAATAACAGCGGCGGTTGAAAACATATCAGATATAAGTTACTTGGCTCCTGGTGGTTTAAACATATGTCCTAATTTGATAGACCAAGCTTATTTTGAAGATCTTGTAAGAGATTTAGGACTAACAAAAGAGAAAGCTGAAATATTATGTTCCAGATTGAAAAACAGGAATTTGATAAAAGCCGATGTAAAAGTTACATCGCCAAGAAAAAGACACGCCGATTtggaaagttattttaaaaaatcagaaGAACTTGTATACTATTGCAGTATTGAAGAGGTTCTAAAATATCTAAAGCTTCCACTGGACTCTTCCGCTTGGCGACTATTTATAGATAGTTCAAAACACAGCTTAAAAGCAGTTTTACTGCACAATGGAAATCAGCATCCATCAATACCGGTTGCGtattccacaaaaaaggaggaaacatacgcaaatatttcaaatctcttaaataaaattgaatactataaatataaatgggaAGTATGCGCAGACTTCAAAATGATTGCAATATTGACTGGAATGCAAACAGGATACGCAAAATATATGTGCTTTCTTTGTAAATGGGATTCACGTGCTACCAGCAGCCAttatcatattaaatatttcgaagaacgtaaagaaaatattattggtGACTTAAATGTAATCCATGAATCTCTTGTCCCAAAAGATAAGGTCATACTTCCCCCGCTGCATATTAAGTTGGGCgtggtgaaaaattttattaaaagcttaaatACACAAGGATATGCTTTCAAGCGCATTCAAACAATTTTCCCCAGATTATCTgcagcaaaattaaaagaagataAAATACGGTTTGCTTGCTGA